A window of the Anaerolineae bacterium genome harbors these coding sequences:
- a CDS encoding DUF951 domain-containing protein translates to MPREVHIGDLVTTRKAHPCGSTAWEVYRIGADIGLKCLRCGRRVLLTRRAFERAARTIRPPSPGETTKD, encoded by the coding sequence ATGCCCCGCGAAGTGCACATTGGCGACCTTGTCACCACACGCAAGGCTCACCCCTGCGGCAGCACGGCATGGGAGGTCTACCGCATTGGCGCGGATATCGGGCTGAAATGCCTGCGCTGCGGGCGGCGTGTCCTGCTGACCCGCCGCGCCTTTGAGCGCGCCGCCAGGACAATCCGCCCGCCTTCACCGGGGGAGACAACCAAAGACTAA